The DNA segment GCAATTGCATCTGCCAGTTCACAATATATCTTTTCTCACCAACACCAGACAAAATTTTGACAGGCTGAATTACCATTTCATTTCCAACTACGAAAACACTGACAAGATTTAAAGGATGGTTTTGAATAGCATGGGCATCTAAAGATGTGAGTTACAGTTGGATGAAGAAAACTTAAGTGGTCTTAGTTATAGGAAACTACTGACAGCAGTACCATCTAAGCAAGATTTTTGCTACAAAACTCCACACCACATGTGCTTTTCCTGAATATGACTCATCACCTAAATACATATCAAATTCCAGTTTCAGGGATTTTATGATTAAAcctattttcttgtttctacTCTGTTCATGTATGGTTTTACATCTGTCTTAACTCCATTTCTTTGTCCCTATTAGTGAATGTAAGCTATATGTTTGGTTTGACATCGTGCTTTTTTCCAAGGCTGAGTAAAACTTGGTGGTTTCAGCATAAACGAGTGGTGGGTTTGCTAGAGCCCAAAGTGATGTTGATATTGCTCACCTGGCATTTTGCAGACAGTAGAAGAGGAACTTCCTCCACGTGTACTACTATGCCCATGTTATGGTGGTGCCAGGGCTCAGAGGTGTGCGGTTCACATGCTTCGGGTGCTGCCTGGATGATTCAAAAGAActgtaacagaaaacacaggagaTTTTGACCAGCCTCAGGTCTGTAAGTACATTTTAAACTCACAAAGTTTGAGTGTGTTTGAAATGTACTCAAATATTTCCTTCTTCACCATTGTGTCCTCATGACTCATTGAATCATCAAAGGCTCGGAGATGAAAGAAGGACTTATGGTTAGAAAATGCAAAGGACTCTCTGCTGAAGGGGGAATGGTTTGTTGtatcatctttccttttttttttttttttttgtaaatccCAGAACAAATAGCTCTGGTGAATAATTTTCTGCGAGGGTTTTCACTGGTAATGAGTAACTGGGCTTCCAAAAAGCTATTTTACAAATAAAGTAAATAAGCTCTCAatcaaaaaccccacaaaaatcaATTGCAAAATCCCCATAGTGTTTCATGAGCTTTGAGTCACACTCAGGGCAGAAAATCACCTATACCACTAGCCTGTAGGGAATGAAAATAGAATGTGGTCCTTTCAGATAACTTTAGTGATGATTGCCTTCAGGCTGATTTCTACATATGGAAACATAAGACCTGAACTGAAAAATAGACACCTCATATACCTAAACATCTTCTAGCGGCCTCAGATGGCATTGACAGGTCAAATTCACCTATCATATAATTCACCTGAGCCAATGAAGCTGTACCAAAGAAGGATTTACTGAGCTGGCACAAGTGTCTAATCTTTATATTTGCTATAAGAGGTTTTTACCTTTTCAGAAATGgctgtaatttattttggaGATGAATAAGTTTCCACCAGGTCAGAGTGAATCCAATGAAAAAGGACACCTGAGGACCCTTAAGCCTTTCTCTCCCACGAGATCGGTATGGAGGTGGAACTACCCACCTTGTAAAAACTTATTTGATTATATATGAACTTCACATAAGAACGTATTATTTTCAACCTCAGAAATATTTACCAAAAAATCAGGGATCACGATCTACtggacaaaaggaaaacagttacAGCCCTAAAAGCTGGAGAAGACCGGGCCATACTCCTCGGGCTGGCCATGATGGTGTGCTCTGTCATGATGTACTTTCTCCTGGGAATCACCCTGCTGCGGTCTTACATGCAAAGGTAATTTCATGATGGTTACCCTGATCTCACTTCATGTGCCTTGTTCTTTGAACTCTTTTTGttaaagttggggttttttttcttttggtgggCGTAGGCCTGATTCTGCATTTCCTTACCCCAGTATAAATTAGGTATACTTACAGAGAAAGAATGTAGGGTAATACCAGCATAAGTGAGGAAAGAATTAGTTCCCTGTTTGACAAAACCTTGATCCATAGGCTTTAAACTTGCCACAGTTCAACACTAGTATAATATCCATATCAGGCAGTTGGCTGAACCCTGTAAGCCTCTCAGGGGCTGTTGCTGCAAAGCCTGGATTcaggagaaaacagcagaaatatttaGTGGCCTCAAGAAACAACAGATTTCCAAATGAAGAATAGGGAATTAATTTGGGAAAGAACTCAAGCTGCtctgtgtgtatgcatgcatgtaGCTTTCCATGTAGgctattattttcattttaacaagTGAAATCTtcctgaaatacagcattttgctGCAAGTGAAAGATCATCTTTCATCATTACTGCACTGCACTTAGTTTTTCTGAGGCCATCTTTGGCTTCCTTCTCTGCCATGAAGCAGAAAATTTGACCTGTGATTCATTAGCATTTGAAATCTGTTCACAAGCACCAGCCCTATCAAAACTCCACCCCAGACTGTAACAAGACTGTCAGCAATGCTTTTTCCACCCTGATGACTGGATGTGTAACTGGGGATCAAACATCAGTCTGTCATGCCCAAAGCACCCTGAGGCAGTAGCCAATACTTGGCAGGTTTTGGCTTACCCACCATAGGCTTCTTTTTTAGGCATATACAGTAAGTGCATACCAGTTAACTGGTATGAATGTCCTCAATTATACCAGTGCAACTGCAGGGAAAAATTCCTTCTTGACCTTGCAATGACAAGGAAAATGTAGCCATGCCTGAGGGTGAAGAGTACTGATCTGCAGTATCTTATTTGTATGATAAAGGTATTTGTTCCTTCTTAAATCCAAGTaaagttattttgaaaacagagatCAAGACCTGTTAAGTATCCAAGaacatttgcttttccaaactGCTCTCCCCTACCTTTCAGCAATATCAGGGTCAATTGCAGAGGCTGCTAAGGTCAAAATTGCTCATGTGGAAAGATATGATTTATATTGCAAGCTATATGAAAAACTGCCAAAAGCACATATGAAGTATCAAATATTCCACCTTCACAAGTCTGTTGCAGGTAGATGTTACTTTATTACCCCCTGCATGAACAAAACAGCAGTCAGAAAAGTGAAAGTGAGAAGAAGACAGCCTAGGAGTCTTTGCTATCACTTCTCTTCACACAGTCAAATCTCCTTAGGAATTATTCTCCTTTACAGACAGCAATACCGCTTCAAGAAAATACTgacttggaggaaaaaataagcaaataaccTTCTCATTTGATTCCCCCCCTCCCAAAATTGTAGcataatttaaatgtaaaactgaaaatacaaggAGAATAACTGCCAAAGTAACATATCAGGAGAATTTGTCATAAATCTTTGATAGCCTTCTGTAGGTTTGTCAAGGGACAAGCAGACCCTCAGCCCATGCATGGTGAGGAGCCAGCCATGCTGGGTGTGAGCTGAGGTGCTGAGTGGGGCTGAAACCTTCCCCCAGCCCATGAAAGGTTTTTTTCACAGAACCCTCAGCGTGGCCTTCCCATGGCTCTCATCGCCAAGGAAAATTCAGCCATAGATATTTAAAGGAATGCAAGAAACCCAGGTGAACACTGTCAGTGCACACCGAGGTTCTATCATTCAGTTTTAGCCTCTGGTAAATTTGAGATAGAACAATTTCAACAGCTGACTTAACTTATGGAAAACCAAGAAGGTGCCACTAGAAAGTCTTTCCACAGGGACAGCTGCATGCAGAAGTACTTGTGTGTTACTGTGTCTTCACACATATCAGTATGTGTACCCTGGTAATTCAAAGTTGTCATCCCAACCTTCACTTTAAACTGAATAGGGTTTGTTGTTTAATCATTATGTCTCGTTCCAGGGTGTCCTGCCATGCAGCACTGCGTGCATTTTACTCTTCAACATGGCAGGCTGctcagttttcttctctgataTCTCTGCTGGTTCCATTTGGTTTCAAATATACCATCTCCAGACTAAAAGTTCCAGTGCCCTTTTCATTTATACATAGACATAAGTGAGTCAGGTATTTTTGTTCCCAAAGCACAAACTTCAGGTACAGAATAATACAGTCCGTGATGTGTGATGTGAGAAAGTCCAGCCTTCACTCAAAGCCCTGCGACACATACTGTCTCCCACAAGATGCCCCTTGGTATATCCCTGATGGAAAGCCTGACCTGCATTTTGTGCTTATTGCCCATTCTTGCCATGCTTTAACgtgtctttttttcctacttagTGTCTGGACAGAAGAGGCTCAGTGCTCGCTTCTCAATGCATCCATCACAGAAACCTTCAACTGCTCATTTAGCTGTGGTCCAGACTGCTGGAAAATTTCCCAGTACCCGTGCCTCCAGGTGTACGTCAATCTCACCTCTTCTGGCCAGAAGCTTCTGCTCTACCACACTGAGGaaacaatgaaaattaattctgagGTAGGAGCAAGGaataaaatttcttcctaaatgGGTTTCCAGAGGGTTGGTCACCTTGTTTTACGCATTCCTCGCTTTAAAGCAATATCGGGcttccagctcctgcttcaCTGGCAAATACagagcagagaaagcagaaatcagTGCACAGACTGAGCTCACATCTCTGGAGGGGGCAGATTTCCACCTCCGTCTCAAGCAGGAGGATGAGCTCTTCCCTCATGGGGCAATATCCCCTGGGGGCTGGAGCCTCCCTCATCCTTTGCAAGTGTTTTACAGGTGCAAGCTAGCGCTGAGCACATGTCATATTGATATTCTTGTGGAGCTGTGGACAAGTCACTTACCACCCGGGTATGACTGCATGATAGCAAAAATGCCTAGTGACGTGCATAGAACAACCACAGGGGTGAGAATAGAAATGGCCTTATTACTACTGGGCCAGGCAAAGCAACAGGGAGAGACAAGAGTCCCATGTCTAGCAGCACGTGTCTCTGTCTCAATATCTGGTGACAAATTCTGCAACCTGAGCATCTCCTCTGAGGTCAGCTGTGCCACTGGGGTCAAGGCAGAGCATTTAGCACTGTAGATGGTGCAAAGATGCTGAAAATGTGCTGAGCAGGCACTGTCaagataaaagcagaagcataaaaagaaaaggcctGGCTCTGGGGCATGTATAAGCTAGGGAGTCAGCCCATATTTCTCATACAACTTCCCTAATTCCAgacattaaacaaacaaacagaaagtatttttaacagatcTGAAGAAGAATTCCTCTGTCTCCTTCAGCAAATACAAAATCCATTATAATTCCATCCAGCTGGGATGGAGACAGCTCTTGTCTGGAGGCTATAATGAACACAGAGGATGCACAGAATGCATCTCCCTGCCAtcccacagccacagctgtgcagttgatgcagtgctgtgtattGAAACAGGCAAGCAACCACCTCTTTATTAGGGAGTGGAGGTGGCTAGGGAGGGTGTTTGCTCCCTCCATGCAGCACGGCAGGATCAGACTGAGAAATGTCCCTCTCCCCACCTTCCTTTCTTCATATCTACAGCACCTGGGTACCTAAGACAGCAAACTGCAGTGTGCCAGGATGCAGCTAAGTCATTTGACTTACAAGTGCCAGATTTGCATTAACTACTTAGTTATCCAAGGTCATTGAACCTCCAAATATGAGTGGCTGGCAAAGCACAGCCTGTAACAGCAGAGCCCCAATTCAAGCTATTGACAATGTAACCTATTGTGTTTCTATTTATGGCAGCATTTCAGTAGACCAAATTACTTTTGCATATTAAGATGAAGTGCTATTAAAATCAGTCAAAGCATGGCATGGATGCACTGGGACAGTTATTCTGATAGATAATTACCTCCTGTGGCTGAGAGAAAAAGCTCTATGGATCTGAAATATGAAATGGGGAACAGTGTCCCCATCTTCCCCTCCAGCTCAACATCAGTGCTTAAAGGAGGCACTTGCCATTCGTGAAGCCTGTGGCAGTACAGACCCCACATTCTGCCTGGGCAGAAACAAAATCCAGCAACACTCATGCCACAATTTGATTAAAACAGATCAAATCGGTCTCTGTGCTCCACTGGATTCAAATAAATCTCCACATTCTTTTATTGATGACTTTTGCTTGCTGAAATGGACTTTGAAATTCTCCCACATGCCGCCTTCTCTTAATTTAATGTAGGCATAGTTAATGCTTCTCCAGCCCAAGGTTGTTTTACAAGTTAAACTCTGCTCTCAAGAGGATTCCTAGGTTTTTCTGACATGATGTGAGCTGAATCCAAATGCAGCTTTGAATAGAAGTTTCAGTGCTTATAAAATACCTTGCTTCTTGTACCTAGCTGGGATCAGCAGAGTCTCCAAGCTCAGACCAGCACCAACCCATCTCAGCTCCTGGAGGGGTGCTCCCTCTCccccagctggaaaacagctccatgcagcaggaagagcagcCTTGAGCACTCCAGCTGAATGCTAGCTGTCTCTTCCCATCCACCTACTCAGGCCCGTGTTTCCTATCTTTGTTCTTgctaaataaacaaaatagtAGCTGTCCCTGTCTCACCGAGCCCAACATTACTGGGGACACTGCAGAACGGTGCTTACCCTCCAAGGCCAACACCAGTGACCTTCAGAAGGTCAGCATCCCCCCACCAACCTCTGCCTCATTGAGCACCACCACACATGCGGAGCAGCATCTGGTTCCCATCATTCCCCTGTCCCCACCAGGTAGCACAGATGGAGCAAAATGCACTTTGACATTAAATAATGATTAAACTAGGAGACTTGCTGCCTAAGCTAATAAGGTATAGCAAGGAGTAGGTGCAATTTATTTACAGCATGCTGCTGCCCATCTCCGATGAGAGTCGCTGCTAAGTAAGTGGATACCAGTTGAACTGCTTAGGTGTTTCCCAGGAAAGCACATGGGATTCTTCCTGGCTTTTCATTGCTCTCGCCATGCACGCTTTATCTCCAACCTTCAAGAGAAGCCAAGCTCCTTGTCAATACTACAGCTATTGCAATGTAAATGTTTTCACAGATATGCTTTCCTTCCTCAGCTGTCAGAGGCCTCTAAAAGAGGTAAATTGGATAGTGTCCCCTCATGCCCAGATCAGAGAGCCAGGCTGTCACCCTGAGGAATGGCTGAGATAGTTAAAACAATGCTAGAGGCCCCATTTAAATCCTATGCTATATCATTTTTATTCTGTGGTATTTGAGCTACTGCTGATTTATACGCATGCTCTGTGAGGTAACAAGCAGGATTGAATCACCAGAATCACTGTTACACCAGCTTTAACTGCCTGATATTAAAAAATGATGGGGGATATCATGGTCTCCTACTGAAGGTTCAGGTGTTATATAACCCAGGGGTAATTTGCCTGGTGCAGGGAAGCTGCAAtattcagctgcagctccaagcACAACCATTTCTGGGCTGAGACCAGAGAATTCAGTCTGCAGGAATCAGTATCAGACCAGCGCAGACACAAGGCTCCTCCTTCAGCCCCTGGTTCAAACCTGTTTCACTTTTCAGAAGAGATGCAAATTCCCACAAAGACTGCCACAGTATATATTGTCAAAGTTCCCAGGCTCAGCATGGACACAAACTCCAGTGTCAGACATATGATGAGAGTCATGTATTTCACTGCCCAATCAGTCATTGACTTTAAATGAAACTGCCCCCTAGCTTGTCTGGAGTTGCTGTGTGATCTCTATCCTTGGAGATATTTGTAACTTGACTGGACAAGTCCCTGAGCAACTCTGCACTGTGCAAGGCATTGGATGGGAAATGTCAGTTCATACAGGTTACCTATCCAACTCTTTAAACAAAGAAAGTAGAGCTAGAAACATAAAAGCATGGTCTCTCCATAACTGTCTAGTGTGTCCTTCTTGTGATCAGGTTGCAAGTGATACAAGaacctcttttctccttttgtatCACAGAATCCTCACTTGAGGTAGAGGACCAGATAttggtttattttcagatttgcaGATTTCTAAGTGTTTGACAAAGCAGACAGTGTGATAAACCAGCAGATTTAGTAGTCTAGGTTCATGGGTACAGTGTAACAATTGCAGATATAAAATTCCCTGCCAGACATTGAAGAAAACTAAATGAAgaccaaaccaaagaaaacaaagacatcCCATTATCCACACCTGCATACACGTTTGCCAATGACCTGTGCGACACAGCAGTCACCAACATGGCAGTCAGCCCTGTGTTATCCCTGGAATCTCAGTGGGGAAGCCAAAGTATGGAAGAAGGCCAGAAGCACCCTACAACTATAACTTAATGCACACAGAAAGTCCTTGTACAGAGGAGCTCCTTGAAGCTGAGACCAAGACACCTCCCAGAGCTCAGAACTGGAACAAGTCAGATACTGCATGGAGTAAAGGGCACCCATGTCTTGAAGACCATAAGCTGGAGAGAGACATGGTTTCGGCACAAAAAGGCTGACTCAGAGGCAAAGTGAGTCAACTTCCCCCTGCATAACTGTACTTCTGGGAGCTTCACTCTCTCAGACCCTCATGTCATGGTCAGCTCTATATGGCTGGTGGCTCTGTGCCATCACATGTAGAAGGCAACAGCTGAAGTTCTGCTTGAGCATCaggtttcctttgaaaatgcttgGACTATACTCAGACTTGCAAGAAGTCAGACCTCCTCCCACTGTACTCCTGGGACATTTCCATAGCCCTTGAATCCAACAATCTGTCATCATTTGGGCTTTTACATGcctgctgttttctgtcaaAAGAGAAGGGCTGGACTTTGGAAAGAGTTGCCAAGTCCTCATTTAATCCCTTCCTTCGGAATATTTCATGGGACTTCAAGAAACAAAAGTGGGTAGCACCAAGTTtgcaggaggggaaagaaaaaaaaaggcaggggaaaagaaatctgaGCAGAAATACTGCTGTTAGACAGTGACAGCACAGAATTTAGTAAAAGAATGAGGTACTCTTCACTGAGAAATTTCTCCTACTTACTATATTATGATCTGTTattcaggcactggaagagggCTGTGGTTTTAGGCATTTAAGACAAAGATGGGCAGAGTGCAAGAAAATATCCTGGAGCAGGCCTGCACAAGAAGGAAGATGAATGAAATACTACCACTGATATTTTCCATCTCTAATTTCTGGAGCTCCATGAAATATTCATGATAGCAATGACTTCATGCTCTACCCTTATAGCTCCACTCTGCTAACACCAATCTTTCTGCCGTGCTTCAAATCATATTATGTGCTAATAAACTTGCCAATGAATCAATCAAATCCTGTTACGAGGTTAATCCTTTGATCATTTTTAGGACTAGAAATATGTCAcagtatgttaaaaaaaagtcacagtGTAGTCATGAAAAAGAACAGTGGGGCTTTTATAAAGTATGTCCATTAAGCCAGTAATAATCAATAGCCGTGGATCacattattttaatcaaaacatcttttttcctttgtaaatcTCACTTTCATTTAATTAATTGGAGCTACTTTAGGTGTTCACCCAGGACAAGCAGTGCAGGCAAGGAGCATGGTGGAGCCCAGGCTACTGTCCTACACATCCCATGAAATATCTGTAATGGATGGACTCCATAagctgattttttatttttattaatttgccTTTAATATTCTTTGAGAATTCTAGTTTGAAACTGTATTAGATAAAGCTACCCTCaaacctttttttctcagtgacTGAGACTGAAATTCAAGCAGTATCTTCAGAGAAAAGGAATTGTTGAATTTAGACTGGGGTCCAGAGCAAAAACAAGAATAAGACCCATCCTGGTACCCAGGCTGATATTCAGTTAGAAGTTGAATAAAAGTCTTCTGGGTTGTCAGGAGAAAACCAGCACTTTCTCCTGAACTATCTGTTTTGCTCTAATTGAGGGATTACCCCCATGGGAAAATCTCTACAAAGGTCTCTCATCAGCCTTCTCTGTAAGTgaagatgatcttttgaggtcccttccaatccttgggattttgtgattctgtgaagtccTGTGCCCACTATGTGCACTTTGATCCAATCCAAATGAGATATAAACGATCAGATTTTAATTTACAGTCAGTTACCCATCTAACTGCAAGCATATGCATGCCACTTTAGATGAAGAGGTACTTCATCAGTTCCATTTTAGCATGTGTAAATTAGCAATAATAATATATTCACCTAACTCATGAGGCCACTGTGCAGATTAAAACATTCATGTTTGTACAGTATTTGGATGTTCTCCAATGGGGAATTCTGTAGATGTGCAAAACATTGTTTTGTCTGTGACAAATTTATTATTAGGCTTAATAATATTCCACTCCTATTAAGACTAGTATGAAAAGCATAATCATCTTGAGATTTTCCTGCTTGTCACCTGAAAACAGACATTGTATCTggtttgaaatacatttttcttcctctaattTCTTCCCAGTGTTCATACATACCCAAATGTGGCAGGAATTATGAGGAATCCATGTCACTAGTGAACGTCGTGATGGAAAACTTCAGAAAGTACCAACGCTTCTCCTGCTTCTATGACCCTGAAGGCATGCAGAAGAATGTGATATTAACCAAACTGTACAGCTACAATGTGCTGTTCCACTCCCTCTTCTGGCCCACATGCATGATGATTGGCGGGGTCGCCATCGTTGCAATGGTAAAGCTGACTCAATACCTTTCCCTCCTCTGTGAGAGAATCCAAAGGATCAacagataaaaacaaaaacttctCTGAGATTTAAGTacaatgaaaatactgttttctcatTCTTCACCAAAGAACCTTAAGTTTGTAACGTGCAAGTCTGGTATAAGTTCCTTACTATATTCTTATAAGTAGAGCAATAATGCAAAAGCTGTTCTATATGCAAACATGTTATTATGCAGACaactgaaaaaatactgttttgtgtTGACTGTCTATATGATCTTGTTCTATGCTGAGActagtatttctttcttttctatggCCAAAATAGGGCTCAGTGTGACCATTTGCCAAGCTTAGTCAATTGGTATTTTCAATGTAAAAGGATTCTGGAAAATTCACTGCTGGACAAAGGGCAGCCAGCCACTTGTGCATCACTGAGGTTTCACATCTGGCTGAGCATATTCAACTGATTTAtggctttgcttttttattactggctgcagagggaaagggggagTGCTGATAGTGAGGGGTTTTGTGGTAAGGCAGCACAAAAGGGACAAATTTTTGAAGCCAGAATAAGCATATGTTATAAGCAAGTAGTACTTGGtgatgctttgtgtttgctCCCCCAGTTCAGAAGTAATTTGTACACTGTAGTGTTTCAGGTCTTTTGGAAAACACTTCAGAGTTTTATTTCATTGACTGCTATGATTTCCTCCAGTCTTACCCACATCACCCTGTGTCGCTCacagaagctgaaaagaaaagaaactaaatcACCTTGTTCCATTTTCTAGTCTGAGCTCTACTGATGGAGGTGGGACCAGAACTCCTATGTAAAGGTTTATCACTCATTTGTCTTGTATTTGCTACCATatcactgtaaagaaaaaaataacacaatcagctatttttt comes from the Melopsittacus undulatus isolate bMelUnd1 chromosome 6, bMelUnd1.mat.Z, whole genome shotgun sequence genome and includes:
- the KCNMB3 gene encoding calcium-activated potassium channel subunit beta-3 isoform X2 produces the protein MSLCFKYPRDKWRSFHRPTAASKANTGQSSKMFIWTSGRSSTSYRHDEKRNIYQKIRDHDLLDKRKTVTALKAGEDRAILLGLAMMVCSVMMYFLLGITLLRSYMQSVWTEEAQCSLLNASITETFNCSFSCGPDCWKISQYPCLQVYVNLTSSGQKLLLYHTEETMKINSECSYIPKCGRNYEESMSLVNVVMENFRKYQRFSCFYDPEGMQKNVILTKLYSYNVLFHSLFWPTCMMIGGVAIVAMVKLTQYLSLLCERIQRINR
- the KCNMB3 gene encoding calcium-activated potassium channel subunit beta-3 isoform X4, producing the protein MSLCFKYPRDKWRNIYQKIRDHDLLDKRKTVTALKAGEDRAILLGLAMMVCSVMMYFLLGITLLRSYMQSVWTEEAQCSLLNASITETFNCSFSCGPDCWKISQYPCLQVYVNLTSSGQKLLLYHTEETMKINSECSYIPKCGRNYEESMSLVNVVMENFRKYQRFSCFYDPEGMQKNVILTKLYSYNVLFHSLFWPTCMMIGGVAIVAMVKLTQYLSLLCERIQRINR
- the KCNMB3 gene encoding calcium-activated potassium channel subunit beta-3 isoform X3, which gives rise to MFIWTSGRSSTSYRHDEKRNIYQKIRDHDLLDKRKTVTALKAGEDRAILLGLAMMVCSVMMYFLLGITLLRSYMQSVWTEEAQCSLLNASITETFNCSFSCGPDCWKISQYPCLQVYVNLTSSGQKLLLYHTEETMKINSECSYIPKCGRNYEESMSLVNVVMENFRKYQRFSCFYDPEGMQKNVILTKLYSYNVLFHSLFWPTCMMIGGVAIVAMVKLTQYLSLLCERIQRINR
- the KCNMB3 gene encoding calcium-activated potassium channel subunit beta-3 isoform X1, which codes for MGKESRRPQHPSHLQHWSFHRPTAASKANTGQSSKMFIWTSGRSSTSYRHDEKRNIYQKIRDHDLLDKRKTVTALKAGEDRAILLGLAMMVCSVMMYFLLGITLLRSYMQSVWTEEAQCSLLNASITETFNCSFSCGPDCWKISQYPCLQVYVNLTSSGQKLLLYHTEETMKINSECSYIPKCGRNYEESMSLVNVVMENFRKYQRFSCFYDPEGMQKNVILTKLYSYNVLFHSLFWPTCMMIGGVAIVAMVKLTQYLSLLCERIQRINR